Genomic segment of Prochlorothrix hollandica PCC 9006 = CALU 1027:
CCTATGCCTTCATGACCCTAGGCTTGGTATTGGTGTTGTCCCTTCCCTTTTTGCTCTTTGCCTTTGTCACCACCCTCCTGAACCATGTGGAGCTACGGGAAGTGAGCAGTGCCCCAGAAGCCGCTCCGGCTCCGGAAGCAACGGATCCCTCCCCAAGCCCAACCCCAGTCACCAGTTAGCACCCTGGCGCTTAACATTACCCTGGAGCAACAGTGCCCACCGCAGTTTGAACCTAGAACTCGAAGCATTGAACCACTGCCGGGGTAGACAGGATATGATGTGAAATCTGGGACGCAGTGCGTCCTTTTTTTTGAGGGGTTCCCGCTTAAAGTGGGACAAGATTAACGGGACAGTGGGGCGCGGATCGCTCCATTGTCCCGGCTTAAGTTGATACCCCTTTTTTTTGAGAATTATTGTTGAAAATTGGGGAGAGTTAAGCCGATGGTAGCTCCCCCAGCCACGGCAGGAGACGATGGGTTGGAACCATGATTAACCATGATGTCATTATTGTTGGCGGCGGCATTGCTGGATCCCGCGCTGCCTTAGAAATTGCTCGCACCTGTCCCGATCTCAGCATCGGGCTAGTGGCCAAAACTCACCCAATCCGCTCCCACTCTGTTGCAGCCCAGGGGGGCATGGCAGCCACACTGCAAAATGTGGATGCCAACGACACTTGGGAAGCCCATGCCTTTGATACGGTTAAAGGGTCTGACTATTTGGCGGATCAAGATGCCGTGGCGATTTTGACCCAGGAAGCCCCCGGCGCGGTCATTGATCTGGAACATATGGGGGTGCTCTTTTCCCGGTTAGAGGATGGCCGCATTGCCCAGCGGGCCTTTGGGGGCCACTCCCACAACCGCGCCTGCTATGCCGCCGACAAAACCGGCCATGCCATTCTCCATGAGCTGATCGTTAATCTGATCACCTGTGGCGTTACGGTGTATGACGAATGGTATGTGATGCGGCTGATCCTGGAAGAGGGGGACGCGAAGGGGGTGGTGATGCTCCACATCGAAGAGGGCCGCTTAGAAGTGGTAGGAGCCAAGGTGGTGATGTTGGCCACGGGGGGTTATGGTCGGGTCTTCAACACCACATCCAATGACTATGCCTCCACGGGGGATGGCTTGGCCATGGCGGCCCGGGCGGGGGTACCGTTGCAGGATATGGAGTTTGTGCAGTTCCACCCCACGGGTCTCTATCCGGTGGGGGTGCTGATTTCGGAGGCGGTGCGGGGGGAAGGAGCCTATTTAATCAATAGCGAGGGCGATCGCTTCATGGCCACCTATGCCCCCAGTCGCATGGAGTTGGCTCCTCGGGACATCACGTCCCGCGCCATTGGTTCAGAAATTCGGGCCGGTCGGGGCATTAACAGCGATGGCAGTGCTGGGGGTCCGTTTATCTATTTGGATCTCCGCCACATGGGGCGGGACAACATTATGAGCCGTATTCCCTTTTGCTGGGAAGAAGCCCATCGTTTGCTGGGGATCGATGCGGTCAATGAGCCGATGCCGGTGCGTCCCACGGCCCACTATTCCATGGGGGGCATTCCC
This window contains:
- a CDS encoding succinate dehydrogenase/fumarate reductase flavoprotein subunit, with the translated sequence MINHDVIIVGGGIAGSRAALEIARTCPDLSIGLVAKTHPIRSHSVAAQGGMAATLQNVDANDTWEAHAFDTVKGSDYLADQDAVAILTQEAPGAVIDLEHMGVLFSRLEDGRIAQRAFGGHSHNRACYAADKTGHAILHELIVNLITCGVTVYDEWYVMRLILEEGDAKGVVMLHIEEGRLEVVGAKVVMLATGGYGRVFNTTSNDYASTGDGLAMAARAGVPLQDMEFVQFHPTGLYPVGVLISEAVRGEGAYLINSEGDRFMATYAPSRMELAPRDITSRAIGSEIRAGRGINSDGSAGGPFIYLDLRHMGRDNIMSRIPFCWEEAHRLLGIDAVNEPMPVRPTAHYSMGGIPTNTDGQVRSGPEGLVPGLFSAGETACVSVHGANRLGSNSLLECVVYGRRTGAEIARYVRDRKAPDLDPAPYLAQAQGTIQELLEKPGDRRIASVRQALQDCMTEHCGVFRTEALIQEGLTQLQALKQQARDIYLDDKGSCWNTELIEALELQNLLIVGEMILYSALQRQESRGAHFREDFPQRNDDRYLHHTLSFYSPAGVDISPRSVNLGLFEPKERKY